The sequence ACTTATCGGATGGATACCTTGCGAACTACTTTTCCGACCTTTAATATGTAACACCCTTTAGAAAGATTTAGTTCCAAACGCTGAACGGGGGCATCAATCTCATATTCTGCCACCAACCGACCTGTAAGCGATACCACCTGAAGCGTTTTGCCTTGAGCACCACTTACAGTCACAATATGTCCTTCGACCGCTATCGATGGTTCATCGAATTGTGCCGAAGAAGCCGGATCCATCAGCATTCCAGTAGCTAAAACCGGGGCTGCCAGTAGGAACAATATGGTTGATATGAGTAGAATTCTCCGCATAAGCAATCTATCTATATTCGGGGCAAAGATAGACAAATCTTCCGAAATGAACAAATTTTCGGCTTAAAAAGTAGCTTTTAGAGCCTTCTATACATCGAAAACATCCATTTCATTCGTCAAAAAACTATTCTCGAACACTTCTTTTGCCTGATTCAGCAACACCGTTTCATCCTCATATCGCGAACTATAATGACCTAACAACAGTTTGCCTGCCCTCGCATCACGAGC is a genomic window of Xylanibacter ruminicola 23 containing:
- a CDS encoding T9SS type A sorting domain-containing protein translates to MRRILLISTILFLLAAPVLATGMLMDPASSAQFDEPSIAVEGHIVTVSGAQGKTLQVVSLTGRLVAEYEIDAPVQRLELNLSKGCYILKVGKVVRKVSIR